In one window of Episyrphus balteatus chromosome 3, idEpiBalt1.1, whole genome shotgun sequence DNA:
- the LOC129913786 gene encoding trypsin-2: MGRMCWTIFLIPLLIENSLSKSANVRIVNGKIATAGEFTYQLSLRRNSKHICGASVLNNQWAISAAHCVENKKNTYSIRAGTHKRTSGGTIMNVKEILIHPQYNPETMNYDVSLLQTQNTLRGDFITPIVLPDATQPILPNVPAVVSGWGHTSSADETLPEELKYAQVYTLDQQECANMLKDYGVITNAMFCASEEQVDACQGDSGGPLNLNGVLIGVVSWGIGCADPDFPGVYTRLAYPPVRNWIKITTKL; this comes from the exons ATGGGTCGAATGTGCTGGACCATTTTTCTCATACCTCTTCTGATCGAAAATTCATTGAGCAAGTCTGCCAATGTAAGAATTGTAAATGGAAAAATTGCAACTGCAGGAGAATTCACCTATCAG TTATCTTTACGTCGAAATAGCAAACATATATGTGGAGCCTCAGTTTTAAATAATCAATGGGCCATTAGTGCAGCTCATTGTGTTGAGAACAAAAAGAATACCTACTCCATTAGGGCTGGAACTCACAAAAGAACATCTGGTGGAACTATAATGAATGTAAAAGAAATACTTATTCACCCTCAATACAATCCGGAAACAATGAATTATGATGTGTCACTGTTACAAACTCAAAATACATTACGAGGTGACTTCATAACACCTATAGTTTTGCCTGATGCAACACAACCAATTTTACCAAATGTGCCAGCTGTGGTTTCTGGATGGGGACACACAAGTTCTGCCGATGAGACATTACCAGAGGAACTCAAATATGCCCAAGTATACACATTAGACCAACAAGAATGTGCAAATATGCTTAAGGATTATGGTGTCATCACAAATGC AATGTTTTGTGCCTCTGAGGAACAGGTTGATGCATGTCAAGGAGACAGTGGAGGACCACTTAATCTAAATGGAGTCCTAATTGGAGTTGTTTCTTGGGGAATTGGCTGCGCTGATCCTGATTTTCCAGGAGTTTATACCAGATTGGCATATCCGCCGGTGCGAAATTGGataaaaattacaacaaaactatag
- the LOC129915927 gene encoding uncharacterized protein LOC129915927, translating to MGRYTENDIFKFLELYKRSECLWRSNHKYYRIKSKRNEAYMRIRDAMGLSSILEVKQKIKSFRDTYASERTKVRRSAMTARHAYEVYKPKLRWYNLADSFLNNPEGILRVNCALTVENPHARHAFNTQNDVPPHESEAVYPNLQQAPPAYRMTNDNPAAHQHQIPHIHAPEREPHHQHPTHLRQHLQPQRQIPSRLMQRNDSVYPPERAETSNISQPQSGEFYHFGMNIAMQLSSLPLVQALNVQTKIQQLLCEERIAHEQSRYEIVYDTSHSEFGRTGETNFLVDNRQGEYQEESISLVSTPRGDEDIKEEFSIEDGSENNIPSGGFC from the exons ATGGGTCGTTACACTGAAAACGATATATTCAAGTTTCTTGAACTTTACAAGAGAAGTGAATGTTTGTGGCGCTCCAACCACAAGTATTACCGAATAAAATCCAAAAGAAACGAAGCTTATATGCGCATAAGAGATGCTATGGGTTTATCCAGCATACTAGAAGTCAAACAAAAGATTAAATCCTTCCGCGACACATACGCTTCCGAGAGAACAAAAGTCAGAAGATCTGCAATGACAGCAAGACATGCTTATGAGGTCTACAAACCGAAATTACGTTGGTACAATTTAGCTGATTCATTCTTAAATAATCCCGAAGGAATTCTAAGAGTAAATTGTGCG TTAACTGTTGAGAATCCTCATGCTCGGCATGCATTCAATACCCAGAATGATGTTCCACCGCATGAATCTGAGGCTGTGTATCCAAACTTACAACAAGCACCTCCAGCGTATAGAATGACAAATGACAATCCGGCTGCGCATCAGCATCAGATACCTCATATTCATGCACCTGAACGCGAACCTCATCATCAACATCCAACACATCTCAGGCAACATCTGCAACCACAGAGACAAATTCCATCTAGATTAATGCAAAGGAATGATTCTGTCTATCCTCCGGAGAGAGCCGAGACAAGTAATATCTCCCAACCTCAATCGGGGGAATTTTATCATTTCGGGATGAATATTGCTATGCAATTGAGCTCTTTGCCCCTTGTGCAAGCTTtaaatgtacaaaccaaaatacAGCAATTGTTGTGCGAGGAACGAATAGCCCATGAACAAAGTCGCTATGAAATCGTTTATGATACAAGTCACTCTGAATTCGGAAGAACAGGTGAAACAAACTTTTTAGTGGATAATCGACAGGGGGAATATCAAGAGGAAAGTATTTCACTTGTATCAACTCCTAGAGGGGATGAGGATATCAAAGAAGAATTTTCAATTGAAGATGGGTCTGAGAATAATATACCATCAGGTGGTTtctgctaa